A genomic segment from Scytonema millei VB511283 encodes:
- a CDS encoding ATP-binding response regulator — protein MTIPSSKADRILVVDDSPDNVFLIQTILEEEGYTITTAEDGPTALAEVEKSPPHLVLLDVMMPGMDGFEVTQRLRQNAKLPFIPILLITAYDQPSVAKGLDTGADDFIRKPVEVEELLARVRSLLRLKHSVDERDEIARQREDFVSRLTHDLRTPLVAADRMLVLLAQGALGELSPPIHEAIATMIRSNQNLLQMVNTLLEVYRFEAGRKTLAFFPVDLQNLLEDIVKELSPLAQDKGVSLQLQQQQPIPSVKVSGDRLELHRLFTNLVGNALKFTDKGSVTVRMSTNPDSDLQVDVIDTGSGISFEDRQTLFQRFRQGSHRRSGSGLGLYLSRRIVEAHQGTLQVDSELGKGSTFSVCLPMMK, from the coding sequence ATGACTATCCCATCCTCCAAAGCCGATCGAATCCTCGTGGTTGACGACTCTCCCGATAATGTGTTCCTAATTCAAACGATTTTGGAGGAAGAAGGATACACCATTACTACGGCAGAAGACGGTCCCACTGCACTAGCAGAAGTTGAAAAATCACCGCCTCATCTCGTTCTGCTTGATGTCATGATGCCAGGAATGGATGGGTTTGAGGTGACTCAGCGCCTCCGGCAAAATGCCAAACTACCTTTCATTCCAATTTTACTGATTACTGCTTACGACCAACCTAGTGTTGCTAAAGGGTTAGACACGGGCGCAGACGATTTTATCCGCAAGCCTGTCGAAGTCGAAGAACTTTTGGCAAGAGTGCGATCGCTGTTGCGGTTGAAGCACAGCGTAGACGAACGGGATGAAATTGCCCGTCAAAGAGAAGATTTTGTCTCTCGTTTAACGCACGACCTTCGCACTCCCCTGGTTGCCGCCGATCGAATGCTCGTACTTCTGGCGCAAGGGGCATTAGGAGAACTATCGCCGCCGATCCATGAAGCGATCGCAACGATGATCCGCAGCAATCAAAATCTGCTGCAAATGGTCAATACGCTGTTGGAAGTCTATCGTTTTGAGGCTGGGCGCAAGACCTTGGCATTTTTTCCAGTAGACTTGCAAAATTTGCTAGAAGATATCGTAAAAGAACTATCTCCTCTAGCGCAAGATAAAGGTGTATCGCTCCAGTTACAACAACAGCAACCCATTCCATCTGTGAAAGTTTCCGGCGATCGCTTGGAATTGCATCGTCTCTTCACTAATCTGGTGGGCAATGCACTCAAATTTACCGATAAAGGCTCTGTTACCGTTCGCATGTCTACCAATCCTGACTCGGATTTACAAGTAGACGTGATCGATACGGGTTCTGGTATTTCCTTTGAAGATAGACAGACTTTGTTTCAACGATTTCGTCAAGGTAGCCATAGGCGTTCTGGTAGTGGCTTAGGGCTGTATTTATCACGCCGCATTGTCGAAGCCCATCAAGGTACGCTACAAGTTGATTCCGAACTTGGAAAAGGTAGTACTTTTAGCGTTTGCTTACCTATGATGAAGTAG
- a CDS encoding EAL domain-containing protein produces the protein MIAISGYEIVNKIYESDRSVVYRAWRIRDRQPIILKILKAEQPSLEELIRYKQEYEITHSLNLSGVVKAYSLENFHNTVLITLEDFGGESLEILSQVKKLSLKDFLEIAILIVESLSKIHAANIIHKDISPANIVFNSATKQLKIIDFGISTLVSKENPNFGHPSILEGTLSYISPEQTGRMNRNVDYRTDFYSLGATFYQLLTHQLPFDTDDPLELIHCHLAKQPIPPHQIDPSIPLTLSQIVIKLLAKTAEERYQSAWGISADLKKCWQQLENDRTITEFELGKEDISDKLQIPQKLYGREREIEILLAAFERIGEEGQGRQGGQGEQRRNIPTTNHEFKPELVLVRGYAGIGKSSLVQEAFKLVTQRRGYFVQGKYEQYQRHIPYFGLIKALQELVRQLLLEDSDRLAKWRDRILAACGENIGVLIDVVPDLSLLLGQHSASAILNPTAAEHRFKLVFQKLIQVFAQAEHPLIIFLDDLQWVDSASLQLIRVLVTERNKYLFLIGAYRDNEVNAFHPLSLSLEELTKLGVAIHYISLIPLNISHINQLLSETLKCDRDVTEPLAKLILETTHGNPFFINEFIAYLAAENLLKFERARQIWYWDSTEIQLAQVTHNNLTELLVKKIQKLDDNTQQILKLAACIGSSFELSTLVGCMTKPTEVIVALLQPAIAASLIIPIDNDRTGIELGISLRRILTVRYKFAHDRIQQAAYSSLPEGTKQTLHQIIGRTLLQNTPLDKQEEKIFDIVNHLNFSSSLLQNQTEKDELAALNLTAAKKAKESIAYESALSYASLGIKLIEENSWRRHYELSLALFLEAAEAAYLCGKFTSTENYTDIVLQQAKNLLDKVKVYEIKILAHVAQGKPLAAVNIAIYALRLLGVNLPHKVSKFKISLAAIATKFILCNKHFEALVNLPAMSNPHTLAAMKIMGIAGSPTYNAAPQFAPLLAFAGVNLSLKYGNTAMSAYGYASYGVMLCGVLGNIDTGYQFGKLALDLLEKFQAKELKARTFLVFNNFIRHWKEHVREGLPSLLEAYQSGLDTGDIEFAAYCGFIYCYHSYFVGKELTALAQEMETYLQASDRLKQETALHLLQLYRQSVANLLGTTENSCFFSGEYYDEKKILPLLLAVNHKTALFHFYCQKLALNYLFEAYDRAAENALQAKKYIDGVIASLSLPVFNFYHSLTLISTYNSASAWQKKQISSLVKTNQRQMQKWADSAPMNYLHKYYLVEAEKNRVLGNSVRAIDDYDRAISLAKKYAYLQEEALANELAAKFYLELGKNTIARIHLLNARSCYLVWGATAKVKALDTKYAQLLFTLTNQSHKLTASHSTKIHTSDRLLDLNTFIKAAQIISGEIVFQDLIHKIMQTAIENAGAELGCLLLVRDRQLVIEAAISIMSAEQTISFPIPVTNDILPISLINYVAEHKLDVVLQNTIDSYNFARDPYVQLHKPKSVLCAPILNQNQLIGIFYLENNLVIGAFTSDRLETLRLLCSQAAISLKNAQLYQDLKRSEMKEREKASQLEKSLQELQIAQNNLVQVQEQLLHDAFHDPLTDLPNRAWLIERLEQAIKMHKRYPDYLYALLFIDLDRFKVVNDSLGHLVGDELIKSVASRLKLTLRASDTVARLGGDEFVILLENIHDLEEATVVADRIQARLKQPYRLLEYEVVTSASIGITFSTMNYERASDVLRDADAAMYHAKEQHKGRYQIFAPAMQARAIARLQLESDLRRAIAQQELSLHYQPIVQLSSGCLTGFEALIRWSHPQQGWIAPTEFIPVAEETGLIDSLGWWVLHQACLQLQTWRERFPKYHSLAVNVNLSVQQLKQADAAERIEQILQTTQLPGECLKLEITESCLLETVDLAPQLLERLQALGVQLCIDDFGTGYSSLSRLHDLPIDTLKIDRSFVNHLGSSRHTAIVQTIVTLARSLGIDAVAEGIETQLQLEKLQQLGCNLGQGYLFSQPVDSQKAEEWLTVDS, from the coding sequence ATGATCGCTATTTCTGGCTATGAGATTGTTAACAAAATTTACGAAAGCGATCGCTCGGTGGTTTACCGAGCGTGGCGAATCCGCGATCGTCAACCAATTATTTTGAAAATTTTAAAAGCAGAGCAACCTAGCTTAGAAGAACTGATTCGGTACAAGCAAGAATATGAGATTACTCATTCTTTAAATTTATCTGGAGTCGTAAAAGCTTACAGTTTAGAAAATTTTCATAACACTGTATTAATTACTTTAGAAGATTTTGGCGGTGAGTCTTTAGAAATTCTCAGCCAAGTTAAAAAGCTTAGTCTCAAAGATTTTCTCGAAATTGCGATTCTCATAGTAGAGAGTTTGAGCAAAATTCATGCAGCAAATATAATTCATAAGGATATTAGTCCAGCTAATATAGTTTTTAATTCCGCTACCAAGCAGCTCAAAATTATTGACTTTGGAATTTCTACTCTTGTATCTAAAGAAAATCCTAATTTCGGTCATCCCAGTATTTTAGAAGGAACTCTGAGTTACATCTCTCCAGAACAAACTGGTAGAATGAACCGCAATGTTGATTATCGAACAGATTTTTATTCTTTAGGAGCAACTTTCTATCAATTACTCACCCACCAACTACCATTTGATACTGACGATCCTTTAGAACTCATTCATTGTCACCTTGCTAAGCAGCCAATTCCGCCCCACCAAATCGATCCTAGTATCCCTCTAACTCTTTCACAAATAGTAATAAAACTATTGGCAAAAACCGCTGAAGAACGCTATCAAAGTGCATGGGGAATCAGCGCCGACTTAAAAAAATGTTGGCAGCAATTAGAGAACGATCGTACTATTACTGAATTTGAATTAGGCAAAGAAGATATTTCTGACAAATTACAAATTCCTCAAAAACTTTATGGTAGAGAACGAGAGATAGAGATTCTATTAGCGGCTTTTGAGAGAATTGGTGAAGAAGGACAAGGAAGACAAGGAGGACAAGGGGAACAAAGGAGAAATATACCAACTACCAACCACGAATTCAAACCTGAATTAGTCTTAGTCCGTGGATATGCTGGCATTGGTAAATCATCTCTCGTACAGGAAGCTTTTAAATTAGTTACTCAAAGAAGAGGATATTTTGTTCAAGGAAAATACGAGCAATATCAACGACATATTCCTTATTTTGGCTTAATTAAAGCACTACAAGAATTAGTTCGTCAACTCTTATTAGAAGACTCAGATCGATTAGCAAAGTGGCGCGATCGCATTCTCGCTGCTTGCGGAGAGAATATCGGAGTTCTGATTGATGTTGTTCCCGATTTATCATTACTTTTAGGTCAGCATTCAGCAAGCGCAATTTTAAATCCAACAGCAGCAGAACATCGGTTTAAATTAGTATTTCAAAAATTGATTCAAGTATTTGCCCAGGCAGAACATCCACTCATAATTTTTTTAGACGATCTTCAGTGGGTAGATAGTGCTTCTTTACAACTAATTCGGGTTTTAGTCACGGAAAGAAACAAGTATTTATTTTTAATTGGGGCATATCGAGACAATGAAGTGAATGCCTTTCATCCTCTCAGTTTAAGTTTAGAGGAGTTAACTAAACTTGGAGTTGCAATTCATTATATCTCTTTAATACCTCTGAATATATCTCACATTAATCAGCTACTTTCTGAAACTCTCAAGTGCGATCGCGACGTGACAGAACCTTTAGCAAAACTGATTTTAGAGACAACTCACGGTAATCCATTTTTTATTAATGAGTTTATAGCTTATTTGGCAGCAGAGAACTTATTAAAGTTTGAACGAGCGAGACAAATTTGGTACTGGGATTCAACAGAAATTCAACTAGCTCAAGTAACTCATAATAATCTTACCGAGCTTCTTGTTAAGAAAATTCAAAAGCTCGATGACAATACACAGCAAATTTTAAAACTAGCAGCATGTATTGGTAGTTCGTTTGAGTTATCTACTTTAGTTGGCTGTATGACAAAACCTACTGAAGTCATAGTGGCACTACTACAACCAGCGATCGCTGCTAGTTTAATTATCCCTATTGACAACGATCGCACGGGAATTGAGTTAGGTATTTCTCTAAGACGAATATTAACAGTGAGATATAAATTCGCTCACGATCGCATTCAACAAGCCGCCTACTCATCGCTCCCAGAAGGTACAAAACAAACTTTGCATCAAATAATTGGTCGAACCCTACTACAAAATACTCCATTAGATAAGCAAGAAGAAAAAATTTTTGATATTGTCAATCATCTAAATTTCAGCAGCTCTCTATTACAGAATCAAACGGAAAAAGATGAATTAGCAGCATTAAACTTAACTGCTGCCAAGAAAGCTAAAGAATCTATCGCTTATGAGTCAGCACTGAGTTATGCAAGTTTGGGTATTAAACTTATCGAAGAAAACAGCTGGCGACGACACTACGAGCTTTCACTTGCCTTATTTTTAGAAGCAGCGGAAGCAGCATATTTGTGTGGCAAATTTACTTCAACAGAAAATTATACAGATATCGTACTACAACAAGCAAAAAATTTATTAGATAAAGTTAAAGTCTATGAAATTAAAATTCTCGCTCATGTTGCTCAAGGAAAACCACTTGCAGCCGTCAACATAGCAATATACGCCTTGCGGCTTTTAGGAGTTAATCTACCTCACAAAGTGAGTAAGTTTAAGATTTCACTAGCGGCGATCGCCACCAAATTTATCTTATGTAATAAACACTTTGAGGCACTAGTTAACCTACCAGCTATGAGCAATCCCCACACATTAGCTGCCATGAAAATTATGGGGATAGCAGGTTCGCCTACATATAATGCTGCGCCACAATTCGCTCCCTTATTAGCATTTGCTGGAGTCAATCTATCGCTAAAATATGGCAATACAGCAATGTCTGCTTATGGTTATGCCAGTTATGGAGTGATGTTATGTGGCGTGTTGGGAAATATTGATACTGGCTATCAATTTGGTAAACTTGCTTTAGACCTATTAGAAAAGTTTCAGGCAAAGGAATTAAAAGCTAGAACTTTCCTGGTGTTTAATAATTTTATTCGACACTGGAAGGAACATGTTAGAGAAGGGTTACCGTCCCTTTTAGAAGCTTATCAAAGTGGATTAGATACGGGTGACATTGAATTTGCTGCCTATTGCGGGTTTATTTATTGCTATCATTCCTATTTTGTCGGTAAGGAATTGACAGCACTCGCACAAGAAATGGAAACGTATTTGCAAGCAAGCGATCGCCTGAAACAAGAGACAGCCTTGCATTTACTACAACTCTACAGACAATCTGTTGCAAACTTGTTAGGAACAACAGAAAATTCGTGTTTTTTTAGTGGTGAGTACTATGATGAAAAAAAAATATTGCCATTACTATTAGCAGTGAATCATAAAACTGCTTTATTTCACTTCTATTGTCAGAAACTTGCACTCAATTATCTATTCGAGGCATACGATCGCGCTGCGGAAAATGCATTGCAAGCCAAAAAATATATTGATGGTGTCATTGCTTCTCTATCTTTACCTGTCTTTAATTTTTATCATTCTTTAACTTTAATATCAACTTATAACTCTGCTTCAGCTTGGCAAAAAAAACAGATTTCAAGTCTTGTCAAGACGAATCAAAGGCAAATGCAAAAATGGGCTGATTCTGCACCTATGAATTATTTGCATAAATATTATTTAGTTGAAGCCGAGAAAAATCGAGTTCTTGGCAATTCTGTTCGAGCAATAGATGACTACGATCGTGCCATTTCTTTAGCTAAAAAATATGCATATTTACAAGAAGAAGCATTAGCAAACGAACTAGCAGCCAAATTTTATTTAGAATTAGGCAAAAATACGATTGCTCGCATTCATCTTTTAAATGCTAGATCCTGTTATTTAGTCTGGGGTGCGACAGCTAAAGTAAAGGCTTTAGATACTAAATATGCTCAATTACTTTTTACTTTGACAAATCAGTCTCATAAATTAACTGCGAGTCATAGCACTAAAATTCATACATCCGATCGCTTGCTCGATTTAAATACATTCATTAAAGCCGCGCAAATCATTTCTGGCGAAATTGTTTTTCAAGATTTAATTCATAAAATCATGCAAACTGCGATCGAGAATGCAGGCGCAGAGTTAGGTTGTTTATTATTAGTTCGAGATCGACAGCTAGTCATAGAAGCAGCTATATCTATCATGTCAGCCGAGCAGACGATCTCTTTTCCGATACCAGTGACAAACGATATACTACCAATTTCTTTAATTAACTATGTAGCCGAGCATAAACTTGATGTGGTTCTGCAAAACACTATTGATAGCTACAATTTTGCCCGCGATCCTTACGTTCAATTACACAAACCTAAATCGGTATTGTGCGCCCCAATTTTGAATCAAAATCAACTCATAGGCATTTTCTATTTAGAAAATAATCTTGTCATAGGCGCATTTACGAGCGATCGATTAGAAACTTTGCGGCTGCTGTGTTCTCAAGCTGCAATTTCCTTAAAAAATGCCCAACTGTACCAAGACTTAAAGCGATCGGAAATGAAAGAGCGAGAAAAAGCGAGTCAATTAGAAAAATCATTACAAGAACTGCAAATCGCTCAAAATAACCTCGTACAAGTACAAGAACAACTACTGCATGATGCCTTTCACGATCCCCTCACCGATTTACCCAATCGTGCTTGGTTGATCGAGCGTTTAGAACAAGCAATCAAAATGCACAAACGCTATCCAGATTATCTCTATGCTTTACTATTTATCGACCTAGACCGCTTTAAAGTTGTGAATGATAGTTTGGGGCATTTGGTAGGAGATGAGTTGATTAAAAGTGTTGCTAGCAGGTTAAAACTGACTTTACGTGCCTCAGATACAGTAGCGCGACTCGGAGGCGATGAATTTGTAATTCTACTAGAAAACATTCACGATCTTGAAGAAGCGACTGTGGTAGCAGACAGAATTCAAGCACGCTTAAAACAACCATATCGGCTGCTGGAATATGAAGTTGTTACCAGCGCGAGTATTGGCATCACGTTCAGCACGATGAATTACGAACGAGCCAGCGATGTTCTCAGAGATGCGGATGCAGCCATGTATCATGCTAAAGAGCAACATAAAGGACGATATCAAATCTTTGCCCCCGCAATGCAAGCCCGAGCGATCGCCCGTTTGCAATTGGAAAGCGATTTACGACGGGCGATCGCTCAACAAGAACTCTCCCTGCATTATCAACCGATCGTTCAACTATCTAGCGGCTGTCTGACTGGATTTGAAGCTTTGATCCGCTGGTCTCATCCCCAGCAAGGTTGGATCGCACCAACAGAATTCATTCCAGTTGCAGAAGAAACTGGATTAATCGATTCTTTGGGTTGGTGGGTATTGCATCAAGCTTGTCTACAATTACAAACTTGGCGCGAACGATTTCCTAAATATCATAGCCTTGCAGTCAACGTTAATTTGTCAGTGCAACAACTCAAACAAGCAGATGCAGCCGAACGGATCGAGCAAATTTTACAAACAACTCAACTACCAGGAGAATGTTTGAAACTCGAAATTACCGAAAGCTGCTTGTTAGAAACAGTAGACTTAGCGCCACAGTTATTAGAACGTCTCCAAGCTTTAGGAGTTCAACTGTGTATCGATGATTTTGGTACGGGTTATTCTTCTCTCAGTCGCTTGCACGATTTACCCATCGATACGCTGAAAATCGATCGCTCTTTTGTCAACCATCTCGGATCTAGCCGCCACACCGCAATTGTACAAACAATCGTTACGCTAGCACGCAGCTTGGGCATAGATGCAGTAGCAGAAGGCATAGAAACTCAATTGCAGTTGGAAAAACTCCAGCAATTGGGCTGCAATTTAGGACAAGGATATTTATTTTCTCAACCTGTAGACAGTCAGAAGGCGGAAGAATGGTTGACAGTTGACAGTTAA
- a CDS encoding aldehyde dehydrogenase: MNYSELLRQQREFFQTGKTKSIDFRLAQLKTLKQAIAEYEIAINEALQADLHKPGVEIYLTEITVVKKEIDYAVKYLKKWIKPHKAAVPIEQQPGAGRIYPEPLGIVLIISPWNYPLQLAITPLVGAIAAGNCAIVKPSEIATHATEVLAKMLQNYFDPAYISVVEGGAETSQKLLAEKFDHIFFTGGTNVGRIVMEAAAKYLTPVTLELGGKSPCIVDADIHLEYAAKRITWGKFINAGQSCIAPDYLLVPEAIKQQFIEKIQKCIAEFYGTQPANSPDYGRIIDRKQFDRLAALLADGKIVFGGETDAESRYIAPTVIELASLDVPAMQSEIFGPILPVVTYQDISEAIAIVNQRPKPLALYLFSRDRNLQKRVLAETSSGSACVNDTVLQFVVPTLPFGGVGSSGMGKYHGKASFDTFSHYKSVLHRSLAIEINLRYPPYRGKLPLLKRILG; the protein is encoded by the coding sequence ATGAATTACTCCGAGCTGCTACGCCAACAAAGAGAATTTTTTCAAACTGGTAAAACGAAATCGATAGACTTTCGGCTTGCCCAGCTTAAAACCCTCAAACAGGCAATAGCTGAGTACGAAATCGCTATTAACGAGGCATTACAAGCAGATCTCCATAAACCAGGTGTTGAAATATACTTAACAGAAATTACCGTAGTCAAGAAAGAGATCGACTACGCCGTCAAATATCTAAAAAAGTGGATAAAACCTCATAAAGCTGCCGTTCCTATAGAGCAACAACCTGGTGCTGGCAGAATCTATCCAGAACCGCTAGGAATTGTTTTAATTATTAGTCCGTGGAATTATCCATTGCAGTTAGCTATTACTCCACTTGTAGGTGCGATCGCAGCGGGTAACTGTGCGATTGTTAAACCATCAGAAATCGCGACTCACGCCACTGAGGTCTTAGCTAAAATGTTACAGAACTATTTCGATCCTGCCTATATTTCAGTTGTGGAAGGTGGAGCCGAAACGAGTCAAAAACTATTAGCAGAAAAATTTGACCATATCTTTTTTACAGGTGGGACAAACGTAGGTAGAATTGTGATGGAAGCGGCAGCAAAGTATTTAACTCCAGTGACTTTAGAACTAGGTGGTAAAAGTCCTTGTATTGTTGATGCCGATATTCATCTTGAGTATGCTGCCAAGCGAATTACTTGGGGAAAATTTATCAATGCTGGACAAAGTTGTATTGCCCCCGACTATCTTTTAGTCCCTGAAGCAATTAAACAACAATTCATCGAGAAAATTCAAAAATGCATCGCAGAATTTTACGGCACGCAACCCGCAAATAGCCCCGATTATGGCAGAATTATCGATCGCAAACAATTCGACCGCTTGGCTGCCTTGCTAGCGGATGGCAAGATAGTTTTTGGAGGAGAAACCGATGCCGAGTCACGCTACATTGCACCCACTGTCATTGAGTTAGCCTCCCTAGACGTACCAGCAATGCAGTCAGAAATTTTTGGTCCCATTTTACCAGTCGTGACGTACCAAGATATATCTGAGGCGATCGCGATTGTTAATCAAAGACCGAAACCGTTGGCTTTATACCTCTTTTCCCGTGACAGAAACCTGCAAAAGCGCGTTCTAGCAGAAACTTCCTCTGGTAGCGCCTGCGTCAACGACACCGTATTGCAATTCGTCGTTCCCACGTTACCCTTTGGTGGAGTGGGTAGTAGTGGCATGGGAAAATATCATGGCAAAGCTAGTTTTGACACATTTTCGCACTACAAGAGCGTACTGCACCGTTCTCTGGCGATCGAGATTAATTTACGCTATCCTCCCTATCGCGGAAAATTACCCTTACTTAAGCGCATTTTAGGTTAG
- the ureC gene encoding urease subunit alpha, producing MSYRMDRRAYAETFGPTTGDRIRLADTELFIEVERDFTTYGDEVKFGGGKVIRDGMGQSPIANADGAVDLVITNALILDWWGIVKADIGIKDGKIYKIGKAGNPYIQDNVDIIIGPGTEVLAGEGAIVTAGGIDSHIHFICPQQIETAIASGVTTMIGGGTGPATGTNATTCTPGPWNIYRMLQAADAFPVNLGFLGKGNSSQPQALVEQIAAGAMGLKLHEDWGTTPAAIDTCLDVADRHDVQVAIHTDTLNEAGFVETTIGAFKGRAIHTYHTEGAGGGHAPDIIKVCGEVNVLPSSTNPTRPYTLNTLDEHLDMLMVCHHLDPSIAEDVAFAESRIRRETIAAEDILHDLGAFSMISSDSQAMGRVGEVIIRTWQTAHKMKVQRGHLSSPDGGSIENDNFRAKRYVAKYTINPAITHGIANYVGSVEVGKLADLCLWRPAFFGVKPEIVLKGGLIAWSQMGDANASIPTPQPVHMRPMFASYGGAIATTSLTFVSQLALEREIPSQLGLQKPAVAVSQTRQIGKQDLKLNDALPRIEVDPETYEVRADGDLLTCEPATILPMAQRYFLF from the coding sequence ATGAGCTATCGCATGGATCGCCGCGCCTACGCCGAAACCTTCGGTCCTACAACAGGCGATCGCATCCGCCTCGCCGATACAGAATTATTTATTGAAGTCGAACGAGACTTTACCACCTACGGCGATGAAGTCAAGTTTGGCGGTGGTAAAGTCATCCGCGATGGGATGGGACAATCTCCCATTGCTAATGCTGATGGTGCTGTCGATTTAGTTATTACCAACGCCTTGATCCTCGATTGGTGGGGGATTGTCAAAGCTGATATCGGGATTAAAGACGGCAAGATTTACAAAATTGGCAAAGCTGGCAATCCCTACATTCAAGACAACGTAGATATTATCATCGGTCCTGGTACGGAAGTCTTGGCGGGAGAAGGCGCGATCGTCACGGCTGGGGGAATTGACAGTCACATTCACTTTATCTGTCCCCAGCAAATTGAAACAGCGATCGCCTCTGGTGTGACAACAATGATTGGTGGGGGTACGGGACCCGCTACAGGTACGAATGCCACGACTTGCACTCCTGGACCCTGGAACATTTACCGGATGTTGCAAGCTGCCGATGCTTTTCCCGTCAATTTGGGATTTCTCGGTAAGGGTAACAGCAGTCAACCCCAAGCCTTAGTCGAACAGATTGCAGCTGGGGCAATGGGTTTGAAATTGCACGAAGATTGGGGAACGACTCCCGCCGCGATCGATACTTGTTTGGATGTCGCCGATCGACATGATGTCCAAGTCGCGATTCACACCGATACCCTTAACGAAGCTGGGTTTGTTGAAACTACCATCGGTGCTTTTAAAGGACGGGCAATTCATACATACCATACAGAAGGGGCTGGCGGCGGTCACGCCCCAGATATTATTAAAGTCTGTGGTGAAGTCAATGTTTTACCATCTTCTACCAATCCTACGCGCCCATACACTCTCAATACCCTGGACGAACACTTAGACATGTTGATGGTGTGCCATCACCTCGATCCAAGTATTGCCGAAGATGTCGCCTTTGCCGAGTCGCGCATTCGTCGCGAAACGATCGCCGCGGAAGATATTTTGCACGACTTAGGGGCGTTCAGCATGATTTCCTCCGACTCTCAAGCGATGGGAAGAGTAGGGGAAGTGATTATCCGTACTTGGCAGACGGCACATAAAATGAAAGTGCAAAGGGGGCATTTATCTTCTCCCGATGGGGGATCTATAGAAAATGACAATTTCCGCGCTAAAAGGTACGTTGCCAAGTACACGATCAACCCTGCCATTACCCACGGTATTGCTAATTATGTCGGTTCTGTGGAAGTGGGGAAACTTGCCGATTTGTGTCTCTGGCGACCGGCATTTTTTGGCGTGAAGCCGGAAATTGTGTTGAAAGGCGGATTAATTGCTTGGTCGCAAATGGGTGATGCTAACGCTAGTATTCCCACTCCCCAACCAGTTCACATGCGTCCCATGTTCGCGAGTTACGGTGGTGCGATCGCGACAACATCCTTGACTTTTGTTTCTCAACTTGCCTTAGAACGAGAAATTCCTTCTCAGTTAGGTTTACAAAAACCTGCTGTTGCTGTCTCACAAACCCGTCAAATCGGCAAGCAGGATTTAAAATTAAACGATGCCCTACCTCGCATCGAAGTCGATCCTGAAACCTATGAAGTTAGGGCAGATGGAGACCTTCTCACTTGCGAACCAGCTACAATTCTACCAATGGCACAAAGATATTTTTTGTTTTAA
- a CDS encoding urease subunit beta encodes MIPGETIVQSGEIELNAGRPTTVLRVANTGDRPIQVGSHYHFFEVNPALEFDRERAKGMRLDIPAGTAVRFEPGDEREVTIIPLAGTRQVYGFNGSVNGALEG; translated from the coding sequence ATGATTCCAGGTGAAACGATCGTCCAGTCGGGGGAAATCGAATTAAATGCAGGTCGTCCTACAACTGTTTTACGAGTAGCAAATACAGGCGATCGCCCGATCCAAGTTGGTTCTCACTATCATTTTTTTGAAGTCAATCCTGCCTTAGAATTCGATCGAGAACGGGCAAAAGGGATGCGTTTAGATATCCCCGCAGGTACGGCTGTCCGGTTTGAACCAGGAGACGAACGGGAAGTTACCATTATCCCCTTAGCTGGAACTCGACAAGTCTATGGCTTCAACGGTAGCGTCAATGGGGCGCTGGAGGGATAG